A region from the Melioribacter roseus P3M-2 genome encodes:
- a CDS encoding glycosyltransferase, translating into MKILIVTPSIPYPPYRGDKLRLYNIINILSRNNDITVVTFIKDKNDYTFAEELDKKGIKIHFVKISIIKSLIKYVKFFFSNLPLQVLSRQNKKMKEKINFLTKENNYDIVYFHIFTTAQYYSAISSPHTLKVLDLTDAVSLYLTRFLEFVENPLKKIYFNIEKKRVSKYENIASKFDVTFVCSHVDKEYLERKKIDSNFKLFVNGIDKDEFNYSYAKPEKYRIIFTGNMPYFPNRDAVIFFINEIFPKVLKKCPEAKLYIVGKDPTEDVKKMASENVIIKGFVEDLRTEYLISEVNIAPIRFGAGTPNKIIEALALGVPTVATSLAVKGFNEEIKKYIFIADSPAEFADKIINIFNNTNIRTTYMRDVSSRIVDALNTETIISDIEAYLLEKVNMKREQYFKSQL; encoded by the coding sequence ATGAAGATATTAATCGTAACACCCAGCATACCGTACCCACCATATCGGGGGGATAAATTAAGACTTTATAACATAATAAATATTTTATCCAGAAATAATGATATTACTGTTGTTACATTTATAAAAGATAAAAATGATTATACTTTTGCAGAGGAACTGGACAAAAAGGGAATTAAAATACACTTTGTAAAAATATCTATAATAAAATCTTTAATAAAGTACGTGAAATTCTTTTTTTCTAATTTACCGTTGCAAGTGTTGTCACGTCAAAATAAAAAAATGAAAGAAAAAATTAATTTTTTAACAAAAGAAAATAATTATGATATAGTATATTTTCATATTTTCACAACGGCTCAATATTATTCCGCCATATCTAGCCCTCATACGCTTAAAGTGCTCGATCTTACAGATGCAGTTTCATTGTATTTAACTCGTTTTTTAGAATTTGTGGAGAATCCATTGAAAAAGATATATTTTAATATTGAAAAAAAAAGAGTGTCAAAATACGAGAATATTGCTAGTAAATTTGATGTTACTTTTGTTTGCTCGCACGTGGATAAAGAATATTTAGAAAGAAAAAAGATAGACTCTAATTTTAAGTTATTCGTAAATGGAATAGATAAAGATGAATTTAATTATAGTTATGCGAAACCAGAAAAATATAGAATTATTTTTACTGGTAACATGCCTTATTTCCCCAATCGAGATGCTGTGATATTTTTTATTAACGAAATATTTCCAAAAGTATTAAAAAAGTGTCCAGAAGCAAAATTATATATAGTTGGGAAAGACCCGACGGAAGACGTTAAAAAAATGGCAAGCGAAAATGTGATTATTAAAGGGTTTGTGGAAGATTTAAGAACTGAGTATTTAATAAGTGAAGTAAATATAGCGCCAATTAGATTTGGAGCGGGAACTCCGAATAAAATTATTGAGGCTTTAGCTCTTGGTGTTCCTACTGTGGCAACTAGTTTGGCGGTAAAAGGATTTAACGAGGAAATAAAAAAATATATTTTTATAGCAGACTCACCTGCGGAGTTTGCCGATAAAATAATTAACATATTTAATAACACTAATATTCGCACAACATATATGAGAGATGTTAGTTCAAGAATTGTAGATGCCTTAAATACAGAGACCATTATAAGCGATATTGAGGCTTATTTATTAGAAAAAGTTAATATGAAACGGGAACAATATTTTAAATCACAATTATGA
- a CDS encoding glycosyltransferase produces MTETKPQGTKDNIICYFGRLSKEKNLDFLINTFSYWKQITSNNFKLFIIGSGEERENLLNIRNKSNCKEEIFFFSYMPFNELLKKLIDVKYFALTSKCYEVAPMSVIEALSINILPIVPNIGGMKESIELINNIGAVYEAGNKDSWISAINNLETNYTHKMSELSENKNEILNKLSVQNYLNKISNLYYSLMT; encoded by the coding sequence ATCACCGAAACCAAACCGCAAGGTACAAAAGACAATATAATATGCTATTTCGGCAGACTCTCTAAAGAAAAGAATCTTGATTTTCTAATCAATACATTTTCTTACTGGAAACAAATTACCTCCAACAATTTCAAATTATTCATAATCGGTAGCGGCGAAGAAAGAGAAAATTTATTAAATATTAGAAATAAGAGTAATTGTAAAGAAGAAATATTTTTTTTCAGTTATATGCCTTTTAATGAACTACTGAAAAAGCTAATTGATGTTAAATATTTTGCTTTAACTTCAAAATGCTATGAAGTAGCACCGATGTCCGTTATTGAAGCTCTCTCCATAAATATCTTACCTATTGTACCCAATATAGGTGGCATGAAAGAAAGCATTGAATTAATTAATAATATTGGAGCGGTATACGAAGCTGGAAATAAAGACTCATGGATCTCTGCTATTAATAATTTAGAGACTAATTATACCCATAAAATGTCTGAACTTTCAGAAAATAAAAACGAAATATTAAATAAGCTTAGCGTTCAGAATTACTTGAACAAAATTAGTAATTTGTATTATTCTCTAATGACTTGA
- a CDS encoding O-antigen polymerase, translating into MFKKNTDVFAPARLFIIIWLLSIGLTELKFSRYQNDWTLFSWLMLLIAIASFLLGFFIVYTINVGKPISNIMTLRQFISRNSFNTDLLFKYILLLFTAYIISYIISALVIGYIPLFTKYPGVARNDWGIFGFGLFVQSFPSIIYFIYLYFIITRKERNKKLILLVVFLITFLTYAFLLQRYYIAFAIIMIMATMYYFTNMLRFRNVLLITIVGFSIMFGMTFIRLTGTIANYLYYLSDMKFSVKYAFFTEPYMYVVMNLENFSHAVNKIENFAYGLLSFDFIFAISGLKHIIAEYLRLPEFPHLITNNYNTYTMFFVYYWDYGVFGLFLFPLFIGILFTHFYYKMRKTPSLNTVAMYSIFTFVILFSFFVPVMTFLHFVFNTFLIYSITIHIEAQQKSSH; encoded by the coding sequence TTGTTTAAAAAAAATACTGATGTATTTGCGCCAGCGCGTTTATTTATAATTATATGGCTCCTGTCAATAGGGTTAACGGAACTTAAATTTAGTCGATATCAAAATGATTGGACTTTATTTAGTTGGTTAATGTTGCTTATTGCAATAGCTTCTTTTTTGCTTGGTTTTTTTATCGTGTATACAATTAATGTAGGTAAGCCCATTTCTAATATTATGACATTAAGGCAATTTATTAGCAGAAATTCATTTAATACAGATCTTCTTTTTAAATATATTTTACTGCTGTTCACAGCTTATATTATATCTTACATTATATCCGCATTGGTAATAGGGTATATACCATTATTTACAAAATATCCAGGTGTAGCCCGAAATGATTGGGGCATTTTTGGATTCGGGTTATTTGTCCAATCATTTCCTTCAATAATTTATTTTATCTATTTATATTTTATAATAACAAGGAAGGAAAGAAACAAAAAGTTGATCTTATTAGTGGTTTTTCTTATTACTTTTTTAACATATGCATTTTTATTGCAACGCTACTATATCGCTTTTGCAATTATTATGATTATGGCCACAATGTATTATTTTACTAACATGCTACGGTTTCGCAATGTGTTATTAATAACAATAGTCGGTTTTAGTATTATGTTTGGCATGACGTTTATTAGGTTGACAGGAACAATCGCTAATTATTTGTATTATTTGAGCGATATGAAATTCAGTGTAAAGTACGCATTTTTTACTGAACCATACATGTATGTTGTTATGAATTTGGAAAATTTTTCACACGCAGTAAATAAAATTGAAAACTTTGCATATGGTTTATTATCCTTTGATTTTATATTTGCAATTTCTGGATTGAAACATATTATTGCTGAATACCTAAGGCTCCCAGAATTTCCGCATCTGATAACTAACAATTATAATACATACACTATGTTCTTTGTATATTATTGGGATTACGGAGTCTTTGGTTTGTTTTTATTTCCATTATTTATAGGAATTCTTTTTACGCATTTTTATTACAAAATGAGAAAAACCCCTTCCTTAAATACTGTGGCAATGTATTCGATTTTTACTTTTGTGATTTTATTTTCTTTTTTTGTGCCGGTTATGACATTCCTTCATTTTGTTTTTAATACTTTTTTAATTTACTCGATAACAATACATATCGAAGCTCAGCAAAAATCAAGTCATTAG
- a CDS encoding flippase, with amino-acid sequence MHEIVRVRRNSVFSTITILSRLTVNVFIFWIIARYYGPKIFGQFTSAQVLAANFIIIADFGLDILLTTEIARNRNNALKLFRQIFSIKSIFSVTALLLMWLVMILGSFSYETKLLIFILSFYTFFSALSNYISALYKGFELLEYETKINLAMNLVLISLVLPLVLLKINIVIIACIFAFSRMIGFFVGILYSKKILQDVSFKFYFNGIQEIKSKIVVFGVFLIFNNLFFQLDTILLAIWKGDESVGIYQAAYKLIMLPLVIPDIIVNTLMPMLSRLNGENYTLWKKIGKMMNKVLIAVVVPISILIFVYAEQIILFIYGSENYENSIFVLRIFAFVLLIRFSIETYALLLTTSNKQKIRMYTVLIATLLNFLLNYFVIPKYGVWGAASVSLVTNLFVGVIYYLNCFENAKEYFKDKQILYFMSISIIIAYLCWFFRDVSMFVAVPIVILLFWVIIFYFFLSEEEKKVLLHRDYRIP; translated from the coding sequence ATGCATGAGATAGTTAGAGTTCGGAGAAACTCAGTATTCTCTACAATAACAATTCTTTCTCGATTAACGGTAAATGTTTTTATTTTTTGGATAATCGCACGGTATTATGGCCCTAAAATATTTGGACAATTTACCTCTGCCCAGGTATTAGCCGCAAATTTTATTATTATAGCGGATTTTGGACTCGATATTTTACTTACAACAGAGATAGCGCGCAACAGAAACAATGCCTTAAAGCTATTTCGACAAATATTCTCGATAAAATCTATTTTCTCAGTAACGGCTTTGTTATTAATGTGGCTCGTTATGATATTGGGTAGTTTCAGTTACGAAACTAAACTGCTGATATTTATTCTAAGTTTTTATACTTTTTTCTCCGCATTGTCTAACTATATCTCCGCTTTATATAAAGGATTTGAGCTTCTTGAATACGAAACCAAGATAAATTTGGCGATGAATTTAGTGCTAATTTCTTTGGTGTTGCCTTTAGTTCTTCTAAAAATTAATATAGTAATAATTGCTTGTATATTTGCTTTTTCACGAATGATAGGTTTTTTCGTAGGAATTTTGTATAGCAAAAAAATTCTGCAAGATGTATCATTTAAGTTTTATTTTAATGGGATTCAAGAGATCAAGAGCAAAATTGTAGTTTTTGGTGTATTTCTAATATTTAATAACTTGTTCTTTCAATTGGATACAATACTTCTGGCAATATGGAAAGGGGATGAGTCGGTTGGAATATATCAAGCGGCATATAAATTAATTATGCTGCCTTTGGTAATACCTGATATTATTGTAAATACTTTAATGCCAATGTTATCAAGGCTAAATGGGGAAAATTATACTTTGTGGAAGAAGATAGGGAAAATGATGAATAAGGTGTTGATTGCAGTAGTCGTTCCCATATCAATTTTAATTTTTGTATATGCAGAGCAAATAATTTTATTTATCTATGGTAGTGAAAATTATGAAAATTCAATATTTGTGCTAAGAATTTTTGCTTTTGTACTTTTAATAAGGTTCTCTATAGAAACATATGCCTTATTACTAACTACTTCAAATAAACAAAAAATTAGAATGTATACAGTTCTTATAGCTACGCTGCTAAATTTTTTGTTAAATTATTTTGTTATACCAAAATATGGAGTTTGGGGCGCTGCTTCTGTTTCACTTGTTACAAATTTATTTGTCGGCGTAATCTATTATTTAAACTGCTTTGAAAATGCTAAAGAATACTTTAAGGATAAACAAATTTTATATTTTATGTCGATTTCAATTATAATTGCGTATTTATGTTGGTTTTTCAGAGATGTTAGTATGTTTGTTGCAGTTCCAATTGTAATATTATTATTCTGGGTAATTATTTTTTACTTTTTTCTGTCTGAAGAAGAAAAAAAAGTATTATTACATAGAGATTATAGAATACCATAA
- a CDS encoding GumC family protein encodes MNQENQPTEQKTEVVGATFIEFLTVLVKYRKFLFWFVFTITVGATVYALLAPKWYKSTASVLAADRNDLLSTLSGLSSLAKGFSASKGLAALTGGNTETDRYIAILKSATLTDDIIKKFKLREEYDMEDDYYEKVVKEWQSNLDLEIQDEGNLTITVYDKDPQKAADIANYMVEKLNEINTQLSVTNAKANREFIEKRYLQNLEDIKNLETEMQKFQEKYGVIAVPEQLEATVKSMSSIYLDMYRKEVEYNVVKQMYGVDHPLAHTTQIELNELKKKIDLLNTGKDESQQDVKLLIPFKEAPELGNEYLKIYRNLEIQYKILEFIQPLYEQAKVEEVRNTPSVLVLDKAGPADRKAKPKGSIYAAVSFVSSLMLGLFIVFLIEFFAKMKIYAPQKYDFIRAAISADLGMIMKNRKKNA; translated from the coding sequence ATGAATCAAGAAAATCAACCAACCGAACAAAAAACGGAAGTAGTGGGCGCTACGTTTATAGAATTTTTAACGGTGCTGGTAAAATACAGAAAATTTTTATTCTGGTTTGTCTTTACGATAACAGTAGGAGCAACGGTTTATGCTTTGCTCGCTCCAAAATGGTATAAATCGACAGCTTCGGTATTAGCGGCGGACAGAAACGATTTGTTGTCTACGTTATCCGGATTGTCGAGTTTGGCAAAAGGCTTTTCAGCCAGTAAAGGCTTGGCGGCATTGACCGGCGGCAACACTGAAACGGATCGGTATATAGCGATTCTCAAAAGCGCTACTTTAACAGATGATATAATAAAAAAATTCAAGCTCCGCGAAGAATACGACATGGAAGACGACTACTACGAAAAAGTAGTCAAAGAATGGCAGTCGAATCTCGATCTGGAAATCCAGGACGAAGGCAATCTTACGATTACAGTGTACGACAAGGATCCGCAAAAAGCCGCGGATATTGCTAATTATATGGTTGAAAAGCTTAATGAAATCAATACGCAACTGAGCGTTACGAATGCAAAAGCAAACAGGGAGTTTATTGAAAAAAGATATTTGCAAAACCTGGAGGATATTAAAAACCTCGAAACGGAGATGCAGAAATTCCAAGAAAAATACGGAGTAATTGCGGTACCCGAACAGCTTGAAGCCACAGTAAAGTCAATGTCGAGTATTTATCTTGATATGTATCGAAAGGAAGTGGAATATAATGTCGTAAAGCAAATGTACGGCGTCGACCATCCTCTTGCGCATACTACTCAAATTGAATTGAACGAGCTTAAAAAGAAGATCGACTTGCTCAATACGGGTAAGGACGAGTCTCAGCAGGATGTAAAATTATTAATTCCGTTCAAGGAAGCGCCGGAACTGGGCAATGAATATCTTAAAATTTACAGGAATTTGGAAATTCAATACAAAATATTAGAATTTATTCAACCGCTGTACGAGCAGGCTAAAGTTGAAGAAGTGCGAAATACGCCAAGCGTGCTTGTGCTCGACAAAGCCGGTCCTGCAGACAGGAAAGCAAAACCGAAGGGAAGTATCTATGCGGCGGTAAGTTTTGTATCTTCATTAATGTTAGGGCTTTTCATTGTTTTTCTCATAGAATTTTTTGCTAAGATGAAAATTTATGCACCGCAGAAGTATGACTTTATTAGGGCAGCTATCAGTGCCGACTTGGGAATGATAATGAAAAATAGGAAAAAGAATGCATGA
- a CDS encoding SLBB domain-containing protein: MRIQKRFLFLLIFFISTVTSAQLNDFNTTKNDKSPLLTQPITVTVGGNFIVTGSFTAFPVQRLDHFVTSLFIEAQQQALTSLTQLETINVVKKQLESYPLRGIRLLRSDGTNLNIDLLKFRLTGDFRYNPYLRNDDVIIFPDYDEEKDFIDISGAVNKPTKFQFVEGDRLSDALLFAGGVSKAYENVEKAEIYRLSENGLSEEIIRTAIFENIELKRGDRIRIVAGENKRHDYKTLVLGEVKNPGYVYLTAEGLPVSEVIRRAGGFTPNADLYRAEVLRNYTADNILRKDKLAPEFVENRNDLLQPETQLRLHQQKELLEMLRLANITEEDSLFFNIDNQLRILGAESLVDFTKISDPDSDEGKFLIKDGDVILIPSKFEYVYVFGQVPRAGYFKYAPDMNYKYYIEKAGGLAETAKDEDEIVVIKGKEKNWVTKEIDKLKIEPGDYIYVPKEIPRTTWFYVERTGNVLSIIGSIATIVILIMQVTK; this comes from the coding sequence ATGAGAATACAAAAGAGATTTCTCTTCCTTCTGATATTTTTTATATCTACTGTAACATCCGCGCAACTAAACGATTTCAATACTACGAAAAACGACAAGTCACCGTTATTGACGCAGCCGATTACAGTTACCGTCGGCGGTAATTTTATTGTTACGGGTTCTTTTACTGCATTTCCGGTTCAAAGGCTCGATCATTTCGTTACTTCGCTTTTTATCGAAGCGCAGCAGCAAGCGCTTACGTCGTTAACCCAACTCGAAACTATCAACGTTGTTAAGAAACAGTTGGAAAGTTATCCTCTGCGAGGAATAAGACTTTTGCGCTCTGACGGAACTAACTTGAATATCGATTTGCTGAAATTCAGGCTGACGGGCGACTTTAGATACAATCCGTATCTGAGAAACGACGACGTTATAATTTTTCCGGATTACGACGAAGAGAAAGATTTTATCGACATATCCGGCGCGGTCAACAAACCGACAAAATTTCAATTCGTGGAAGGCGACAGATTGTCCGACGCTCTATTGTTCGCCGGAGGCGTTAGCAAGGCATATGAAAATGTAGAAAAAGCGGAAATCTATCGGCTCTCTGAAAACGGTTTGTCGGAAGAAATTATTCGGACCGCTATTTTCGAAAACATTGAACTAAAAAGAGGCGACAGGATAAGAATAGTTGCCGGGGAAAATAAACGCCACGATTATAAAACTCTCGTGCTTGGCGAAGTGAAAAATCCGGGCTATGTCTATTTAACCGCCGAAGGTTTGCCCGTTAGCGAAGTTATCCGAAGAGCGGGAGGATTTACTCCAAACGCCGATTTATACAGAGCCGAAGTATTGAGGAATTATACTGCCGATAATATTTTGAGGAAGGATAAACTCGCCCCGGAATTCGTTGAAAACCGTAACGATTTACTGCAGCCGGAAACGCAACTGCGTCTGCATCAGCAAAAAGAACTGTTGGAAATGCTGCGCCTTGCAAATATTACGGAAGAAGATTCTCTCTTCTTTAATATCGACAATCAATTGAGAATACTGGGAGCCGAATCGCTTGTCGATTTCACAAAAATCAGCGATCCGGATTCCGACGAAGGTAAGTTTTTAATAAAAGACGGGGACGTTATTCTGATACCGTCCAAATTCGAATATGTATACGTTTTCGGGCAGGTGCCCCGAGCGGGTTATTTTAAGTATGCGCCCGATATGAATTATAAATATTACATCGAAAAAGCCGGGGGACTTGCAGAGACTGCAAAAGACGAAGATGAGATAGTAGTTATAAAAGGGAAAGAGAAAAATTGGGTTACAAAAGAAATCGACAAACTGAAAATAGAACCGGGCGATTATATCTATGTGCCGAAAGAAATTCCGAGAACTACCTGGTTTTACGTGGAAAGAACCGGCAATGTGCTGAGCATAATCGGCAGCATAGCGACAATCGTAATATTAATTATGCAGGTAACTAAATAA
- a CDS encoding glycosyltransferase family 4 protein codes for METLFLSTEKLLAEYGHTVIPFGLKSPENYESEYLKYFPSRPGKRLLKTLDSFYSIKSASALQRVIEKIKPDIAHIHNINGGLTFSILPVLKKNKIPIVATIHGFKYLCPVWEFYNRKHGVCEKCAGGKYYNCILYNCSARGLFRSILLAVDGYFRDAFLNFRKYFDYFLFVSFFTRKKFLNIFPEIENRADVLYNFTDNIENRITKPSKKNFLYVGRIEYAKGTDVLVEAFGEMGRLKLEIAGEGSLYILLKNSAKSNVKFLGRIGRGEIREKIIQSYFVIIASRVYENNPYAVIEAFASGRPVIAPDAGGIPEIVENGKNGFLYKANDINALTDSIYKAYALEEREYEKMCERALQTAKNKFNRTFHYEKLISVYEKILKAN; via the coding sequence GTGGAAACCCTGTTCTTGTCCACTGAAAAATTACTTGCAGAATATGGTCATACCGTAATACCCTTCGGTTTGAAATCGCCTGAAAATTACGAATCGGAATACTTAAAATATTTCCCGTCTCGTCCCGGAAAAAGATTATTAAAAACGCTCGACTCTTTTTATTCAATTAAATCGGCTTCCGCGCTGCAACGGGTAATCGAAAAAATCAAACCCGATATAGCCCACATTCATAATATCAACGGCGGACTTACATTCTCGATATTGCCAGTATTAAAGAAAAACAAAATTCCAATAGTAGCAACAATACACGGTTTCAAATATTTATGTCCGGTATGGGAATTTTATAACAGGAAACACGGCGTATGCGAAAAATGCGCCGGGGGCAAATATTATAACTGCATATTGTACAACTGCTCGGCAAGAGGTCTGTTCAGGAGTATTTTGCTGGCAGTTGACGGTTACTTCAGAGACGCGTTTCTTAATTTCAGAAAATATTTCGATTATTTTCTTTTTGTAAGCTTTTTTACAAGAAAGAAATTTCTAAACATATTTCCCGAAATAGAAAACAGGGCGGATGTTTTATACAATTTTACGGATAACATTGAAAACAGAATTACAAAACCTTCGAAAAAAAATTTTTTGTATGTCGGAAGAATCGAATATGCCAAAGGAACGGACGTTTTGGTCGAGGCGTTTGGCGAAATGGGTAGGCTAAAACTGGAAATCGCAGGCGAAGGAAGTTTATATATCCTTCTTAAAAATTCAGCTAAAAGCAACGTTAAATTTTTGGGAAGAATCGGCAGAGGCGAAATAAGAGAAAAAATTATTCAATCGTATTTTGTAATAATCGCGTCGAGAGTTTATGAAAACAATCCGTACGCTGTAATTGAAGCTTTTGCCTCAGGCAGACCCGTAATAGCGCCGGATGCGGGTGGCATTCCCGAAATCGTTGAAAACGGAAAAAACGGTTTTTTATATAAAGCAAACGACATCAACGCACTGACCGATTCGATATATAAGGCTTATGCTCTCGAAGAAAGGGAATATGAGAAGATGTGCGAACGGGCGCTTCAAACGGCAAAAAATAAATTTAACCGGACTTTTCATTATGAAAAGTTGATAAGCGTTTACGAAAAAATATTAAAGGCGAATTAG